A single Lactuca sativa cultivar Salinas chromosome 8, Lsat_Salinas_v11, whole genome shotgun sequence DNA region contains:
- the LOC111904414 gene encoding uncharacterized protein LOC111904414, with amino-acid sequence MASLKHPNQPETINHDANGAISSYEHQRSMTNNEDGEDDWYHKEMNDILAKKQMFFSSNCRNIETSTHCKERNQCMKCSKGGQLLVCSSKSCSFVFHESCLFFTSDTTGNFYCPFCKYSQLISNYRIIKKKASLARNDVASFNGLVLPKMPHERLYVSDHIKPCTRLVVPQRRRRVPVPWTKSEEDTLKKWVEKFLGESDGGFIPWRMILELGVSVFQKSRTPVDLKDKWRNMQKASKCSI; translated from the exons ATGGCATCCTTGAAACATCCGAATCAACCTGAAACTATAAATCATGATGCAAATGGTGCTATATCTAGTTATGAACATCAAAGAAGCATGACAAACAACGAAGATGGAGAAGATGACTGGTATCACAAAGAGATGAACGATATTCTTGCTAAAAAACAAATGTTTTTTAGTTCAAATTGCAGAAATATAGAAACATCTACTCATTGTAAAGAGAGAAATCAGTGTATGAAGTGTTCTAAAGGTGGTCAGTTGTTAGTTTGCAGTTCAAAATCTTGCTCATTTGTGTTTCATGAAAGTTGTTTGTTCTTCACTTCTGATACAACTGGAAACTTCTATTGCCCTTTTTGTAAATATTCTCAATTAATCTCAAACTACAGAATAATTAAGAAAAAAGCTTCATTAGCAAGAAATGATGTGGCTTCTTTCAATGGTTTGGTGTTACCAAAAATGCCACACGAGAGATTGTATGTGTCTGACCACATTAAGCCATG caCAAgattagttgttccacaaagaagaagaagagtcccaGTCCCTTGGACAAAATCAGAGGAAGATACACTAAAG AAATGGGTGGAAAAGTTTTTAGGAGAGAGTGATGGAGGTTTTATTCCATGGAGGATGATCTTAGAACTTGGTGTTTCTGTATTTCAAAAAAGTCGTACACCTGTTGACCTTAAAGATAAGTGGAGAAATATGCAAAAAGCAAGCAAATGCTCAATATGA
- the LOC111904374 gene encoding two-component response regulator ARR14 isoform X1, which yields MTTASSFVSGSGSGSLSSKPATGVSDQFPVGLRVLVVDDDVTCLKILEQMLRRCSYHVTTCSQATAALNILRERKGGFDVVLSDVHMPDMDGFKLLELVGLEMDLPVIMMSADGRTNLVLRGIRHGACDYLIKPIREEQLKNIWQHVIRKKWNENKEHENSGSMEHKRGGGGGDDNHDSEYGSSVNEGGENGLLTCHKKRRSIKEEDDCELESDDPSASKKPRVVWSVELHQQFVSAVNQLGIDKAVPKRILELMNVPGLTRENVASHLQKFRLYLKRLSGVGGQQGGGQNSFCGPIEQNKKLGLYGRFEIQALAASGQIPPETLAALHAELFGRPTGNVNLPLVDHQPILQSSNYGQPLPSKQISQPVVEDVHSWHSNNMIGNYGGLGGQNGNLIGVMPSQQVQKQAITVQPSRLVVPNNQSSSVSFQGGNSGVLVNSGEKQISFGECVQVLDQGPLRNLGFVGKGNSIPSRFAVYEDESLANNLNQWDNFGKKVKQEPNIEFMSVFSE from the exons ATGACGACGGCGAGCAGTTTcgtttccgggtccgggtccgggTCGCTGAGTTCAAAACCTGCAACGGGTGTGTCAGATCAGTTCCCTGTGGGTTTGAGAGTTCTTGTTGTTGATGACGATGTTACTTGTTTAAAGATTTTGGAACAAATGCTTCGCAGATGCTCGTATCATG TTACAACTTGCTCACAAGCAACTGCTGCTTTAAATATATTAAGGGAAAGAAAAGGTGGATTTGATGTGGTTTTAAGTGATGTTCATATGCCTGATATGGATGGATTTAAGCTTCTTGAACTCGTTGGGTTAGAAATGGATCTTCCTGTCATAa TGATGTCAGCAGATGGAAGAACGAATCTTGTGCTAAGGGGAATAAGACATGGGGCATGTGATTACTTAATCAAGCCTATACGTGAAGAACAACTAAAGAACATATGGCAACATGTTATAAGAAAAAAATGGAATGAAAATAAAGAACATGAAAATTCAGGGAGCATGGAGCACaaaagaggaggaggaggaggtgatgATAATCATGATAGTGAGTATGGTTCTTCTGTTAATGAAGGAGGAGAAAATGGGTTGCTGACGTGTCATAAAAAAAGAAGAAGTATTAAAGAAGAAGATGATTGTGAACTTGAAAGTGATGATCCATCTGCTTCAAAAAAGCCACGTGTTGTTTGGTCTGTGGAGTTGCATCAGCAATTCGTTAGTGCTGTGAATCAACTTGGAATTGaca aGGCTGTTCCAAAGAGAATTCTTGAATTGATGAATGTTCCAGGTTTGACTAGAGAAAACGTTGCAAGTCATTTGCAG AAGTTTAGATTATACTTAAAGAGATTAAGTGGTGTGGGAGGTCAACAAGGAGGGGGTCAAAATTCATTTTGTGGGCCCATTGAACAAAATAAAAAACTAGGTTTATACGGAAGATTCGAGATCCAAGCACTGGCGGCTTCCGGCCAAATCCCGCCGGAGACACTGGCGGCACTTCACGCTGAACTTTTTGGGCGGCCAACCGGAAATGTCAACTTGCCGCTAGTTGACCACCAACCGATATTACAATCATCTAATTACGGTCAACCCCTCCCATCAAAGCAAATTTCACAACCCGTTGTAGAAGATGTTCATTCATGGCATTCCAACAACATGATTGGTAATTATGGTGGATTGGGAGGGCAAAATGGTAATTTAATAGGGGTAATGCCAAGTCAGCAGGTTCAGAAACAAGCAATTACGGTTCAACCCTCGCGTCTTGTTGTCCCGAATAATCAATCATCATCGGTTagttttcaaggggggaataGTGGCGTTTTGGTAAATTCGGGTGAGAAACAAATTTCATTTGGTGAATGTGTTCAAGTGCTTGATCAAGGACCTTTGAGGAATCTTGGATTTGTAGGTAAAGGGAATTCGATTCCAAGTAGGTTTGCTGTTTATGAAGATGAATCTTTAGCAAATAATTTGAATCAATGGGATAACTTTGGGAAGAAAGTGAAACAAGAGCCGAATATTGAATTCATGAGTGTCTTCTCTGAATAG
- the LOC111904374 gene encoding two-component response regulator ARR14 isoform X2 yields MTTASSFVSGSGSGSLSSKPATGVSDQFPVGLRVLVVDDDVTCLKILEQMLRRCSYHVTTCSQATAALNILRERKGGFDVVLSDVHMPDMDGFKLLELVGLEMDLPVIMMSADGRTNLVLRGIRHGACDYLIKPIREEQLKNIWQHVIRKKWNENKEHENSGSMEHKRGGGGGDDNHDSEYGSSVNEGGENGLLTCHKKRRSIKEEDDCELESDDPSASKKPRVVWSVELHQQFVSAVNQLGIDKAVPKRILELMNVPGLTRENVASHLQKFRLYLKRLSGVGGQQGGGQNSFCGPIEQNKKLGLYGRFEIQALAASGQIPPETLAALHAELFGRPTGNVNLPLVDHQPILQSSNYGQPLPSKQISQPVVEDVHSWHSNNMIGNYGGLGGQNGNLIGVMPSQQVQKQAITVQPSRLVVPNNQSSSVSFQGGNSGVLVNSGKGNSIPSRFAVYEDESLANNLNQWDNFGKKVKQEPNIEFMSVFSE; encoded by the exons ATGACGACGGCGAGCAGTTTcgtttccgggtccgggtccgggTCGCTGAGTTCAAAACCTGCAACGGGTGTGTCAGATCAGTTCCCTGTGGGTTTGAGAGTTCTTGTTGTTGATGACGATGTTACTTGTTTAAAGATTTTGGAACAAATGCTTCGCAGATGCTCGTATCATG TTACAACTTGCTCACAAGCAACTGCTGCTTTAAATATATTAAGGGAAAGAAAAGGTGGATTTGATGTGGTTTTAAGTGATGTTCATATGCCTGATATGGATGGATTTAAGCTTCTTGAACTCGTTGGGTTAGAAATGGATCTTCCTGTCATAa TGATGTCAGCAGATGGAAGAACGAATCTTGTGCTAAGGGGAATAAGACATGGGGCATGTGATTACTTAATCAAGCCTATACGTGAAGAACAACTAAAGAACATATGGCAACATGTTATAAGAAAAAAATGGAATGAAAATAAAGAACATGAAAATTCAGGGAGCATGGAGCACaaaagaggaggaggaggaggtgatgATAATCATGATAGTGAGTATGGTTCTTCTGTTAATGAAGGAGGAGAAAATGGGTTGCTGACGTGTCATAAAAAAAGAAGAAGTATTAAAGAAGAAGATGATTGTGAACTTGAAAGTGATGATCCATCTGCTTCAAAAAAGCCACGTGTTGTTTGGTCTGTGGAGTTGCATCAGCAATTCGTTAGTGCTGTGAATCAACTTGGAATTGaca aGGCTGTTCCAAAGAGAATTCTTGAATTGATGAATGTTCCAGGTTTGACTAGAGAAAACGTTGCAAGTCATTTGCAG AAGTTTAGATTATACTTAAAGAGATTAAGTGGTGTGGGAGGTCAACAAGGAGGGGGTCAAAATTCATTTTGTGGGCCCATTGAACAAAATAAAAAACTAGGTTTATACGGAAGATTCGAGATCCAAGCACTGGCGGCTTCCGGCCAAATCCCGCCGGAGACACTGGCGGCACTTCACGCTGAACTTTTTGGGCGGCCAACCGGAAATGTCAACTTGCCGCTAGTTGACCACCAACCGATATTACAATCATCTAATTACGGTCAACCCCTCCCATCAAAGCAAATTTCACAACCCGTTGTAGAAGATGTTCATTCATGGCATTCCAACAACATGATTGGTAATTATGGTGGATTGGGAGGGCAAAATGGTAATTTAATAGGGGTAATGCCAAGTCAGCAGGTTCAGAAACAAGCAATTACGGTTCAACCCTCGCGTCTTGTTGTCCCGAATAATCAATCATCATCGGTTagttttcaaggggggaataGTGGCGTTTTGGTAAATTCGG GTAAAGGGAATTCGATTCCAAGTAGGTTTGCTGTTTATGAAGATGAATCTTTAGCAAATAATTTGAATCAATGGGATAACTTTGGGAAGAAAGTGAAACAAGAGCCGAATATTGAATTCATGAGTGTCTTCTCTGAATAG